In Leishmania braziliensis MHOM/BR/75/M2904 complete genome, chromosome 18, the following proteins share a genomic window:
- a CDS encoding putative phosphatidic acid phosphatase — protein sequence MGSLRLNEVLRFIFFFRLHDYLLCILCGLIAFGVGRVRPYCREFSWTDLSINFPFSKSPAFPTWTLFIISAAPLVVYVLGEAMRHCWLARRHGGILAHEPYAEHTLILMGSQRHGGDGAEMSMKADGNGSDFEAPPLALSSDSSKPQNSTSGREPTQEVQVCSETAAVAPACHLSASPPPEKLCGSRGDDGRSSGSVAVSLAHAASSATQPQAVHLYTLAHPWQRFLLYTHMWVLLQAFSVALSVMIVNALKVYAGRLRPDFLSRLRNEGFNASSVGVDWCTVANEGRLSFPSGHSSAGFSAFVPLCFYVLHSLHAFRRSGASLWRILIGLTPLILPITVAVSRTRDNRHNFDDILAGSLIGIFTALVAVRATMVVNYGTGQLTPRFAYYA from the coding sequence ATGGGGTCGCTCCGCCTCAACGAGGTGTTGCGTTTTATCTTCTTCTTTCGGCTGCATGACTATCTCCTGTGTATCCTCTGCGGCCTAATCGCCTTTGGCGTGGGCAGGGTGCGCCCGTACTGCCGGGAATTTTCGTGGACAGATCTGAGCATCAACTTTCCCTTCAGCAAGAGCCCCGCGTTCCCGACATGGACGTTGTTCAtcatctccgccgcgccgcttgTCGTCTACGTCCTCGGTGAGGCGATGCGCCATTGCTGGCTTGCACGCCGGCACGGCGGAATTCTGGCCCACGAGCCGTACGCGGAGCACACACTGATTTTGATGGGGAGCCAACGCcatggtggtgatggggcAGAGATGAGCATGAAAGCGGATGGCAATGGCTCCGACTTCGAGGCACCGCCCCTGGCGCTCTCTTCCGACTCATCGAAGCCTCAGAACTCGACCAGCGGGCGCGAACCAACCCAGGAGGTGCAGGTTTGCTCTGAGACGGCGGCCGTTGCACCTGCCTGCCATCTATCAGCGTCGCCTCCGCCCGAGAAACTCtgcggcagccgtggcgacgacggcagaTCATCGGGATCTGTTGCTGTATCGCTTGCTCACGCAGCCAGCAGCGCGACCCAACCGCAGGCAGTGCACCTATACACTCTTGCACATCCGTGGCAGCGCTTTCTCCTCTACACACATAtgtgggtgctgctgcaggccttCTCCGTCGCCTTGTCCGTGATGATAGTGAACGCGCTGAAGGTCTACGCCGGTCGACTGCGGCCCGACTTTCTTTCCCGCCTCCGCAACGAGGGCTTCAACGCCAGCAGCGTGGGCGTGGACTGGTGCACTGTGGCCAACGAGGGCCGCCTATCGTTTCCATccggccacagcagcgcgggcttctctgccttcgTTCCGCTTTGCTTTTACGTGCTGCACTCGCTGCATGCGTttcgccgcagcggtgcgtcGTTGTGGCGCATCCTGATCGGTCTTACTCCACTCATCCTCCCCATCACCGTGGCGGTATCGCGGACGCGTGATAACCGCCATAACTTCGACGACATCCTCGCAGGCAGCCTGATCGGCATCTTCACCGCTTTGGTTGCTGTGAGGGCGACAATGGTGGTGAATTATGGCACGGGCCAGTTGACGCCCCGGTTTGCCTACTATGCCTAG